In the genome of Nocardia sp. NBC_00416, one region contains:
- a CDS encoding (2,3-dihydroxybenzoyl)adenylate synthase: MRHIVTTTAAGTHRDGFVPFPDALADSYRAAGFWTGATVGDLLRDTARRRPESPALLGDRTLTYAELDAAADRMAYGLLALGITPGDRVVVQLLNTPDFAIVLFGLLRAGIIPVLTLPAHRRAEIEHLARLSGAVAYLVADRHGDFDYRELAAALLETVATLRHVLVSGEPGEFTDLMSIARDTGSLPTVDPSDIAVMLVSGGTTGLPKLIARTHDDYVYNATASAAVCELGDEDVYLAALPAAHNFPLACPGILGTVATGGALAFVADPSPESAFAVIERYGVTVTAVVPPLAQLWSAAVEWEDADISSLRLLQVGGAKLAEVNAREVEPALNVGLQQVFGMAEGLLNFTRLDDDPDLICTTQGRPLCPADEIRVVDEEGADVAPGAEGELLTRGPYTLRGYYRAPEHNARAFTPDGYYRSGDLVRQLPSGHLVVSGRIKDVINRGGENISCDELEEHLLAHPAVRHAAALGLPDPSLGEKVCAVLVVTDEMPTLAEIKEFLTGRGLATYKLPDALRRADSLPITAVGKIDKKALRAQG, encoded by the coding sequence ATGAGGCATATCGTGACCACCACCGCCGCCGGCACCCACCGTGACGGTTTCGTTCCCTTCCCCGACGCGCTGGCCGACTCCTACCGTGCCGCCGGCTTCTGGACCGGCGCCACCGTGGGCGATCTGCTCCGGGACACCGCGCGCCGCCGCCCGGAGAGCCCGGCCCTGCTGGGCGACCGGACGCTGACCTACGCCGAATTGGACGCGGCGGCCGACCGGATGGCCTACGGCTTGCTCGCCCTCGGGATCACTCCCGGCGATCGAGTCGTCGTCCAACTGCTCAATACGCCCGATTTCGCGATCGTGCTGTTCGGTTTGTTGCGCGCCGGCATCATCCCGGTGCTCACCCTGCCCGCCCACCGCCGGGCCGAGATCGAGCATCTGGCCCGCCTCTCCGGCGCCGTGGCGTACCTGGTCGCCGACCGGCACGGCGATTTCGACTACCGGGAACTGGCGGCCGCACTTCTCGAAACCGTCGCAACACTGCGCCACGTACTGGTTTCGGGCGAGCCCGGTGAGTTCACCGACCTCATGTCCATCGCCCGCGACACCGGATCGCTGCCCACCGTCGATCCGAGCGATATCGCCGTCATGCTGGTCTCCGGCGGCACCACCGGCCTTCCGAAACTCATCGCGCGCACCCACGACGACTACGTCTACAACGCGACCGCCAGCGCCGCCGTATGCGAACTCGGCGACGAGGACGTCTACCTGGCCGCCCTGCCCGCGGCACATAATTTCCCGCTGGCCTGCCCCGGCATCCTCGGCACGGTGGCAACCGGCGGCGCGCTGGCCTTCGTCGCCGATCCCAGCCCGGAGAGCGCCTTCGCGGTGATCGAAAGATATGGGGTCACCGTCACCGCGGTGGTTCCGCCACTGGCACAGCTGTGGTCGGCCGCCGTCGAATGGGAGGACGCCGATATCTCCTCGTTGCGACTGCTGCAGGTCGGCGGCGCGAAGCTGGCCGAAGTGAACGCACGGGAGGTCGAGCCCGCGCTGAACGTAGGACTGCAACAGGTCTTCGGCATGGCGGAAGGGTTGCTGAACTTCACCCGGCTCGACGACGACCCGGACCTCATCTGCACCACCCAGGGCCGCCCGCTGTGCCCGGCGGATGAGATCAGAGTGGTCGACGAGGAGGGTGCCGATGTCGCACCGGGCGCGGAAGGCGAACTGCTCACCCGCGGCCCGTACACCTTGCGCGGGTACTACCGCGCCCCCGAGCACAACGCGCGCGCGTTCACGCCCGACGGCTACTACCGCAGCGGCGACCTCGTACGACAGCTGCCCAGTGGCCATCTGGTGGTATCGGGCCGGATCAAAGACGTGATCAACCGGGGCGGCGAGAACATCTCCTGTGACGAACTGGAGGAGCATCTGCTCGCCCATCCGGCGGTCCGGCACGCGGCCGCGCTGGGCCTGCCCGATCCAAGCCTCGGCGAAAAGGTGTGCGCGGTCCTGGTCGTCACCGACGAGATGCCCACCCTGGCCGAGATCAAGGAGTTCCTCACGGGTCGCGGTCTGGCCACCTACAAACTGCCCGATGCACTGCGCCGGGCGGATTCGTTGCCGATCACCGCGGTAGGCAAGATCGACAAGAAGGCCCTGCGCGCCCAGGGGTAG
- a CDS encoding oxidoreductase translates to MSGWGVGDIPDQQGRTVIVTGANSGLGAVAARALAGAGAQVILACRNIGKGQAVADEIGERALVRHLDLADLASVREFAAGVESAHVLINNAGVMAVPLRRTADGFEMQIGTNHLGHFALTGLLLGKISDRIVTMSSGAHNAGAIDIEDLNWERRPYKRWSAYGQSKLANLLFSFELQRRLTAAGSAKLALAAHPGYASTDLQSHTETALDSVMALGNKLFAQSAEMGALPELFAATAPVEPGAYYGPSGLGGMRGHPGRSGCSKRAKDQLTARSLWDLSERLTGVKFDFTA, encoded by the coding sequence ATGAGTGGTTGGGGCGTCGGGGACATCCCCGATCAGCAGGGCCGGACCGTCATCGTCACCGGTGCGAACAGCGGACTCGGCGCGGTCGCCGCGCGGGCGCTGGCCGGCGCCGGGGCGCAGGTGATCCTGGCCTGCCGCAATATCGGCAAAGGGCAGGCCGTCGCCGACGAGATCGGCGAGCGAGCGCTGGTGCGCCATCTGGACCTGGCCGATCTCGCCTCGGTCCGGGAGTTCGCGGCCGGGGTGGAGAGCGCGCATGTGCTGATCAACAATGCCGGCGTGATGGCGGTTCCGCTGCGACGTACCGCCGACGGCTTCGAAATGCAGATCGGCACCAACCACCTGGGCCATTTCGCGCTCACCGGGTTGCTGCTGGGAAAGATCAGCGATCGGATCGTCACGATGTCCAGCGGCGCCCACAATGCCGGCGCGATCGATATCGAGGATCTCAACTGGGAGCGCAGACCCTACAAGCGCTGGTCGGCATACGGGCAGTCGAAGCTGGCGAATCTGCTGTTCTCCTTCGAACTGCAGCGTCGGCTCACGGCGGCCGGATCGGCGAAACTCGCGCTGGCGGCGCACCCGGGCTACGCGTCCACCGACCTGCAGTCACATACCGAGACCGCACTGGACTCGGTGATGGCCCTCGGCAACAAGCTGTTCGCGCAGAGCGCCGAAATGGGCGCACTGCCGGAACTTTTCGCCGCCACCGCCCCGGTCGAACCGGGGGCGTACTACGGCCCCTCCGGTCTGGGCGGTATGCGCGGTCACCCGGGCCGGTCGGGCTGCTCGAAACGGGCGAAGGATCAGCTCACCGCCCGCTCACTCTGGGACCTTTCGGAGCGGCTCACCGGTGTGAAATTCGATTTCACCGCCTGA
- a CDS encoding carboxymuconolactone decarboxylase family protein has product MEHRLNLFANKVTASYSKRLITAGKVVDDSGLPAATHELVKIRVSQINGCSFCVDMHTKDAAHAGESSVRINLVAAWREATVFTEPERAALELAEAATRLADGGGIDEEIWQRVRKHYDDEQIGGLIAGIATINAWNRMNAIAHTPAGSYEPGQF; this is encoded by the coding sequence ATGGAACACCGCCTGAACCTCTTTGCGAACAAGGTGACCGCGAGCTACAGCAAGCGGCTGATCACCGCCGGAAAGGTCGTCGACGACTCGGGCCTGCCGGCGGCCACCCACGAACTGGTGAAGATCCGGGTGAGTCAGATCAACGGCTGCTCCTTCTGCGTGGATATGCATACGAAGGATGCAGCTCACGCCGGCGAATCCTCGGTACGGATCAATCTGGTCGCGGCCTGGCGTGAGGCGACGGTGTTCACCGAACCCGAACGCGCAGCGCTGGAACTCGCCGAAGCCGCCACCCGGCTGGCCGACGGCGGTGGGATCGACGAGGAGATCTGGCAGCGGGTGCGCAAACACTACGATGACGAGCAGATCGGCGGATTGATCGCCGGGATCGCCACGATCAACGCCTGGAATCGCATGAACGCCATCGCGCACACCCCGGCCGGAAGCTACGAGCCCGGGCAGTTCTGA
- a CDS encoding 3-deoxy-7-phosphoheptulonate synthase codes for MTTAVDIDAHHSDLDDQRTLSVSPLRSPAEVRRVHAITDDLAAIVRTGRKSTVDVLNGVDDRLMVVVGPCSVHDPAAALDYARRLSAAQAELSDRLHLVMRVYFEKPRTTLGWKGLINDPHLNGSFDVNTGLGIGRQLLLDITALGLPVACEFLDPITPQYISDLVSYGAIGARTAASQVHRQLSSALSMPVGIKNGTDGDVQVAVDGVRAAAASHVFPGTDLDGRSALIRTAGNEDCHVILRGGSNGTNYDAASVADACARLEKSALPQRIVVDASHGNSNKDHRRQPVVVADIADRLAAGESGVVGVMLESFLVEGRQDLTLGRADDLTYGQSITDACMDWDTTAAQLNRLADAVQQRRG; via the coding sequence ATGACCACCGCAGTCGATATCGATGCCCATCATTCTGATCTGGACGATCAACGCACCCTCAGCGTGAGTCCGCTGCGTTCCCCGGCCGAGGTACGCCGGGTACACGCCATCACCGACGATCTGGCCGCCATCGTCCGTACCGGACGCAAATCCACCGTGGACGTGCTGAACGGCGTAGACGACCGCCTCATGGTGGTCGTCGGCCCGTGCTCGGTGCACGATCCCGCCGCCGCGCTGGACTACGCGCGTCGCCTGAGCGCCGCCCAGGCCGAACTCTCCGACCGGTTGCACCTGGTCATGCGGGTGTATTTCGAGAAGCCGCGCACCACCCTGGGGTGGAAGGGCCTGATCAACGACCCGCACCTCAACGGCAGTTTCGACGTCAACACCGGTCTGGGGATCGGTCGCCAGCTGCTGCTCGACATCACGGCGCTGGGACTGCCGGTGGCCTGCGAATTCCTCGATCCCATCACCCCGCAGTACATCTCGGACCTGGTCTCCTACGGCGCGATCGGGGCCCGCACCGCCGCGAGTCAGGTGCACCGGCAGCTGAGCAGCGCCCTGTCCATGCCGGTCGGGATCAAGAACGGCACCGACGGCGATGTCCAGGTCGCGGTGGACGGGGTCCGGGCGGCCGCGGCCAGCCACGTCTTCCCGGGCACCGATCTCGACGGTCGGTCCGCCCTCATCCGGACCGCAGGCAACGAGGACTGCCATGTGATCCTGCGCGGCGGGTCCAACGGCACGAACTACGACGCGGCATCGGTGGCCGACGCGTGTGCGCGCCTGGAGAAGTCCGCACTGCCGCAGCGGATCGTGGTCGACGCAAGTCACGGCAACAGCAATAAGGACCACCGGCGCCAGCCCGTCGTCGTCGCCGATATCGCCGACCGGCTGGCCGCCGGAGAATCCGGTGTGGTCGGAGTGATGTTGGAGAGCTTCCTGGTCGAGGGCCGGCAGGACCTCACGCTGGGTCGAGCCGATGATCTCACCTACGGCCAGTCGATCACGGACGCCTGCATGGATTGGGACACCACCGCCGCCCAGCTGAACCGGCTCGCCGACGCCGTCCAGCAGCGCCGGGGCTGA
- a CDS encoding GNAT family N-acetyltransferase: MTDGVIWLSRPVESDIEAITDCCQDPAIAEWVTVPTPYSRADAEDFVGNTVAEGWAATSPIWGIRLAEDGRLIGTVSLGMRPRDDTAAEIGFWLAAEHRKQGLVSRAVTLACDFGFDPDEMGLVRIYWRAFAGNHASAAVARTHGFRYEGLARLGSEHRGIRRDHWVAARLNTDPPGPADGWPAEV, translated from the coding sequence TTGACAGATGGCGTCATCTGGCTGAGCCGGCCGGTGGAGTCCGATATCGAGGCGATCACCGACTGCTGCCAGGATCCGGCGATCGCTGAATGGGTGACCGTCCCGACCCCCTACAGCCGGGCCGACGCCGAGGATTTCGTCGGCAACACCGTCGCCGAGGGCTGGGCCGCCACCAGCCCCATCTGGGGTATCCGGCTCGCCGAGGACGGTCGGCTGATCGGCACGGTGAGCCTGGGCATGCGACCCCGCGACGACACCGCCGCCGAGATCGGCTTCTGGCTCGCGGCCGAACACCGCAAGCAGGGACTCGTCTCGCGGGCGGTCACCTTGGCCTGCGACTTCGGCTTCGATCCGGACGAAATGGGACTTGTCCGCATCTATTGGCGCGCGTTCGCCGGAAACCACGCCTCCGCCGCCGTCGCTCGCACACACGGCTTCCGCTACGAAGGGCTGGCCCGGCTCGGCAGCGAGCATCGGGGAATCCGGCGGGACCACTGGGTGGCCGCCCGCCTGAACACCGACCCGCCCGGTCCGGCGGACGGCTGGCCTGCGGAAGTCTGA
- the sigJ gene encoding RNA polymerase sigma factor SigJ — protein MVAALLADQFESHRGHLLAVAYRLTGSVADAEDAVQESWLRLAGTSQSEIEDLRAWLTTVVSRLCLDRLRSAAVRRESYVGQWLPEPVVAPLASAPGPDPLASVVLRQEFRMAALVVLDQLTPPQRVAFVLHEGLDVPYGEIAGILDITPEAARQLAARARRAVRDQTPQPAADGVHDAAVQKLLVALGTGDAQAVAAVLHPDAVMIGDSGGTTQTARKMISGPDKVARLFLGLLHRYGLDRPGVDFVSEDVEFVRVNGQLGLLIHGRAGDEVYPGFASRVIGFAVEDGMIRGAYDHANPAKLRGVRLR, from the coding sequence GTGGTAGCCGCGCTTCTCGCCGACCAATTCGAGTCCCACCGCGGGCATCTGCTGGCGGTGGCCTACCGGCTGACCGGCAGCGTGGCCGATGCTGAGGACGCGGTGCAGGAGAGTTGGCTGCGACTGGCCGGAACCTCGCAATCGGAGATCGAAGATCTGCGGGCCTGGCTGACGACGGTGGTCTCCCGACTGTGCCTGGACCGATTACGCAGCGCGGCGGTACGCCGGGAGAGCTACGTGGGCCAGTGGCTTCCGGAACCGGTGGTGGCGCCGTTGGCGAGCGCCCCGGGACCCGACCCGCTCGCATCGGTGGTGCTGCGCCAGGAGTTCCGGATGGCCGCGCTGGTGGTGCTGGATCAGCTCACCCCGCCGCAGCGGGTCGCGTTCGTACTGCACGAGGGACTGGACGTGCCCTACGGCGAGATCGCCGGAATCCTCGATATCACCCCGGAGGCGGCCCGGCAGCTGGCCGCCCGGGCCCGTCGAGCGGTACGCGATCAGACCCCGCAACCGGCCGCCGACGGCGTCCACGACGCCGCGGTGCAGAAGTTACTGGTGGCATTGGGCACCGGTGACGCGCAGGCCGTCGCCGCGGTTCTGCACCCGGACGCGGTGATGATCGGCGATTCCGGCGGCACGACCCAGACCGCGCGCAAGATGATCTCCGGGCCGGACAAGGTGGCCCGCCTGTTCCTCGGTCTCCTGCACCGCTACGGACTGGATCGGCCCGGGGTGGATTTCGTGTCCGAGGATGTGGAGTTCGTCCGGGTCAACGGGCAGCTCGGTCTGCTGATCCACGGCCGGGCGGGCGACGAGGTCTATCCCGGATTCGCTTCCCGGGTCATCGGGTTCGCCGTCGAGGACGGCATGATCCGGGGCGCCTACGACCATGCGAATCCGGCGAAACTACGCGGTGTCCGATTGCGCTGA
- a CDS encoding LysE family translocator, with translation MIEISALAGVAVAALGLVLTPGPNMMYLVSRTISQGRRAGMISLAGVAAGFGVYLTAAATGITAVFTLVPELYAGLKIAGACYLLWLAWQAVRPGGVSAFAPQTLPRDPARRLFAMGLVTNLLNPKIAVMYLALIPQFVSPGAGPVWSQSLILGAVQIAVALLVNALIVGTAGTVATFLGGRPVWLRVQRLLMGTVLGTMAALLLTDRTRPASV, from the coding sequence ATGATCGAGATCTCGGCGCTGGCCGGAGTGGCGGTTGCGGCTCTCGGACTGGTGCTCACGCCCGGCCCGAACATGATGTACCTGGTCTCCCGGACCATCTCGCAGGGCAGGCGGGCCGGGATGATCTCACTGGCCGGGGTCGCTGCGGGGTTCGGCGTGTACCTCACGGCCGCCGCCACCGGGATCACCGCGGTATTCACACTGGTCCCAGAGCTGTACGCGGGACTCAAGATCGCCGGCGCCTGCTATCTGCTGTGGTTGGCCTGGCAGGCCGTCAGGCCGGGCGGTGTCTCGGCGTTCGCACCGCAGACGCTCCCCCGCGATCCGGCCCGGCGGCTGTTCGCCATGGGCCTGGTGACCAATCTGCTGAACCCGAAGATCGCCGTCATGTACCTGGCGCTGATCCCGCAGTTCGTCTCGCCCGGCGCCGGCCCGGTGTGGTCGCAGAGCCTGATCCTGGGCGCGGTGCAGATCGCGGTCGCGCTGCTGGTGAACGCCCTCATCGTGGGCACGGCCGGTACCGTCGCCACCTTCCTGGGCGGGCGGCCGGTGTGGTTGCGCGTGCAGCGGCTGCTGATGGGAACCGTCCTGGGAACGATGGCCGCCCTGCTGCTCACCGACCGCACCCGGCCCGCGTCCGTCTAG